The proteins below come from a single Asanoa ferruginea genomic window:
- a CDS encoding SDR family oxidoreductase, producing MTATLKERTVLVIGRPGGIARAITFAVREAGGSVVAAGRDAGALAEAYDDPGIVAESVDVTDEASVAALAERLGGVDHVVSTASARARGAVGDLDPDVVTLSLRTKAVGAILLAKHFATRMPADGSFLFFSGATAVKPAAGMLAVAATNGAVDAVIRSLSVELAPIRVNAVSPGTIDSGAYDALGAEKKAALFATRGNANPARRIGTPEDVADAVVFALTNTFLTGVSLGIDGGEPLV from the coding sequence ATGACCGCCACCCTGAAAGAGCGGACCGTGCTGGTGATCGGGCGGCCCGGCGGGATCGCCCGAGCCATCACCTTCGCCGTACGCGAGGCCGGCGGGTCCGTGGTCGCGGCCGGTCGCGACGCCGGCGCGCTCGCGGAGGCCTACGACGATCCGGGCATCGTGGCCGAGTCCGTCGACGTGACCGACGAGGCGAGCGTCGCCGCGCTGGCCGAGCGGCTCGGCGGCGTCGACCACGTCGTCTCCACCGCCTCGGCCCGGGCCCGCGGCGCGGTCGGCGACCTCGACCCCGACGTGGTGACGCTGTCGCTGCGCACCAAGGCGGTCGGCGCGATCCTGCTGGCCAAGCACTTCGCCACGCGGATGCCGGCCGACGGCTCGTTCCTGTTCTTCTCGGGCGCGACCGCGGTCAAGCCGGCCGCCGGCATGCTCGCCGTCGCGGCCACCAACGGTGCCGTCGACGCCGTGATCCGCTCGCTGTCGGTGGAACTCGCGCCGATCCGGGTCAACGCGGTCTCCCCCGGCACGATCGACAGCGGCGCCTACGACGCGCTCGGCGCGGAGAAGAAGGCCGCCCTGTTCGCCACCCGGGGCAACGCCAACCCGGCCCGCCGGATCGGCACGCCGGAGGACGTCGCCGATGCCGTCGTCTTCGCCCTCACCAACACCTTCCTGACCGGGGTGTCGCTGGGTATCGACGGCGGAGAGCCGCTGGTGTGA
- a CDS encoding CGNR zinc finger domain-containing protein — MSISLADVQRAGFPMGGEPLVALDLVDTKMLVTDPPTDLIADPTTAQAWWRLQASRLPGGPAPDLPATRRLRTAIRDLFDAHLEHREPEAGSLDDVNAAASAVPTSLRLAPTGAGYREEVRWHTEQGGNAALAATARGAIELLADPTRLARLRRCANPNCSMLFLAETTRRQWCTPNICGNRTRVARHYRRAHPTTD, encoded by the coding sequence GTGAGCATAAGCCTGGCCGACGTCCAGCGCGCCGGCTTCCCGATGGGCGGCGAGCCGCTGGTGGCGCTCGACCTGGTCGACACCAAGATGCTCGTGACCGACCCGCCCACCGACCTGATCGCCGACCCCACGACGGCGCAGGCCTGGTGGCGCCTCCAGGCCAGCCGACTACCCGGCGGCCCGGCGCCCGACCTCCCGGCCACCCGGCGGCTGCGCACCGCGATCCGCGACCTCTTCGACGCCCATCTCGAGCACCGCGAGCCCGAAGCCGGCTCGCTCGACGACGTCAACGCGGCCGCGTCGGCCGTTCCGACCAGCCTGCGGCTCGCCCCGACCGGCGCCGGCTATCGCGAAGAGGTCCGCTGGCACACCGAGCAGGGCGGCAACGCGGCGCTCGCGGCCACCGCCCGCGGCGCCATCGAGCTGCTCGCCGACCCGACCCGGCTGGCCCGGCTGCGGCGCTGCGCCAACCCCAACTGCTCGATGCTCTTCCTCGCCGAGACCACCCGCCGCCAGTGGTGCACCCCCAACATCTGCGGCAACCGCACCCGGGTCGCCCGCCACTACCGGCGCGCCCACCCGACCACCGACTGA
- a CDS encoding PH domain-containing protein yields MTSAAVPSVTGTVTFRPQRARKVAIGAAAAIVIVFTAVSFGLTGSTGEGEAVFQRGDQTAMIGLGIAFAAGILLFLRPRVDADAKGIRIRNVIGSYDLPWEVVRAIRFERGVSFAGAELHDDELVTIIALQVVDKEYALAGVRALRELFAAHQAAAATAESA; encoded by the coding sequence GTGACCAGTGCTGCTGTGCCCTCCGTGACCGGCACCGTGACGTTCCGCCCGCAGCGGGCGCGCAAGGTCGCGATCGGTGCGGCCGCCGCGATCGTGATCGTCTTCACCGCCGTCAGCTTCGGCCTCACCGGCTCGACCGGTGAGGGCGAGGCCGTCTTCCAGCGTGGCGACCAGACGGCGATGATCGGCCTGGGCATCGCGTTCGCGGCCGGCATCCTGCTGTTCCTGCGCCCCCGGGTCGACGCCGACGCGAAGGGCATCCGGATCCGCAACGTGATCGGCTCCTACGACCTCCCCTGGGAGGTCGTCCGCGCGATCCGCTTCGAGCGCGGCGTCTCGTTCGCCGGCGCCGAGCTCCACGACGACGAGCTGGTCACGATCATCGCGCTCCAGGTCGTCGACAAGGAATACGCCCTGGCCGGCGTCCGCGCCCTCCGCGAGCTGTTCGCCGCTCACCAGGCCGCGGCCGCGACGGCCGAGTCCGCCTAG
- a CDS encoding phosphoribosyl-ATP diphosphatase — MKTFEELFAELQAKAEAGTPGSGTVAALERGVHAIGKKVVEEAAEAWMAAEHEGPERAAEEISQLLYQAQVLMLASGLKLEDVYRHL; from the coding sequence GTGAAGACGTTCGAGGAGCTCTTCGCCGAGTTGCAGGCGAAGGCCGAGGCCGGCACCCCGGGCTCGGGCACCGTCGCCGCGCTCGAGCGCGGGGTGCACGCGATCGGCAAGAAGGTCGTCGAGGAGGCGGCCGAGGCGTGGATGGCCGCCGAGCACGAGGGTCCGGAGCGGGCCGCCGAGGAGATCTCGCAGCTGCTCTACCAGGCCCAGGTGCTGATGCTGGCCAGCGGTCTGAAGCTGGAAGACGTCTACCGACATCTGTGA
- a CDS encoding SigE family RNA polymerase sigma factor — translation MRDGPDPEWDADQAVTHLFGAHYRPMVRLASLLLHERGLAEEIVQDAYVRLHARWHRLRDTDKALAYLRVTVVNGCRSALRHRKVVDAHLAASHPPPDVPSAEAGALDLLTQAAVVTAVRGLPARQREAIVLRYYADLSEAQMAEAMGVSRGAVKSHLSRGVAALRLTVERP, via the coding sequence ATGCGCGACGGACCCGACCCCGAATGGGACGCCGACCAGGCGGTCACCCATCTCTTCGGCGCGCACTACCGGCCGATGGTCCGGCTGGCCAGCCTGCTGCTGCACGAACGCGGCCTGGCGGAGGAGATCGTCCAGGACGCCTACGTGCGGCTGCACGCCCGCTGGCACCGCCTCCGCGACACCGACAAGGCGCTGGCCTACCTGCGGGTCACCGTGGTCAACGGCTGCCGGTCGGCGCTGCGCCACCGCAAGGTGGTCGACGCGCACCTGGCCGCCAGCCACCCGCCGCCCGACGTGCCGAGCGCCGAGGCCGGCGCCCTCGACCTGCTCACCCAGGCGGCGGTGGTGACCGCGGTCCGCGGGCTGCCGGCCCGCCAGCGGGAGGCGATCGTGCTGCGCTACTACGCCGACCTGTCCGAGGCACAGATGGCCGAGGCGATGGGCGTCAGCCGCGGTGCGGTCAAGAGCCACCTGTCGCGGGGCGTCGCCGCCCTGCGCCTGACCGTGGAGCGGCCGTGA
- a CDS encoding GerMN domain-containing protein, with product MTIDDVIRRALDAEAATVDVRPDALATIRARTGRRRARFAVKAWIGGGLAVAAAAATAAVFVLDAPPPAPPAPPATTTEPPASPERLLAVYYVGPDRGDRLVREFHRAAPATGAAADQVRAALGLMFAGVPADPDYASAWPAGVAVRGVTVTGDVATVDLGGATPPTPIAAQQLVWTVTAVSGLKGVRIGSGSVLHRAAAVETLAPVWLINPQHGDVVRTLKVHVAGFAGRCRLVIRTSAGRVVSDEQLTLSGGSPAQREAQLTAVVAPGDYVLTVTVDGGVDDHVVRVE from the coding sequence ATGACCATCGACGACGTCATCCGCCGCGCCCTCGACGCCGAGGCGGCCACGGTCGACGTGCGGCCCGACGCGCTGGCCACGATCCGGGCGCGCACCGGGCGGCGGCGCGCCCGATTCGCGGTCAAGGCCTGGATCGGCGGCGGCCTGGCCGTCGCGGCGGCCGCGGCGACCGCGGCGGTCTTCGTCCTCGACGCACCACCCCCGGCACCGCCGGCGCCGCCGGCCACCACGACCGAGCCGCCGGCCTCACCCGAGCGGCTGCTCGCGGTCTACTACGTCGGCCCGGACCGCGGCGACCGGCTGGTCCGCGAGTTCCACCGGGCCGCGCCGGCGACCGGCGCGGCCGCCGACCAGGTGCGCGCCGCGCTGGGCCTGATGTTCGCCGGCGTGCCCGCCGACCCCGACTACGCCAGCGCCTGGCCGGCCGGCGTCGCGGTCCGCGGCGTCACCGTCACGGGTGACGTGGCCACCGTCGACCTCGGCGGCGCGACCCCGCCCACGCCGATCGCCGCACAGCAACTGGTCTGGACGGTGACCGCGGTCAGCGGGCTGAAGGGGGTCCGGATCGGCTCGGGGTCGGTGCTGCACCGAGCGGCGGCGGTCGAGACGCTGGCGCCCGTCTGGCTGATCAACCCGCAGCACGGCGACGTCGTCAGAACCCTCAAGGTGCACGTCGCGGGCTTCGCCGGCCGGTGCCGCCTGGTGATCCGCACCAGCGCCGGTCGGGTCGTGTCCGACGAGCAGCTGACCCTGTCCGGCGGCAGCCCCGCACAGCGTGAGGCGCAACTCACAGCGGTGGTCGCGCCCGGCGACTACGTGCTGACAGTGACGGTCGACGGCGGTGTCGACGACCACGTCGTGCGGGTCGAATAA
- a CDS encoding DUF427 domain-containing protein — MGLAWQQGPLSAQPEGRFLVPDPLPPRLLFAERLRRRMRVRFGGEWIADSDEVVLLHEPARYPVAYFPLAAIAGGVLEPTDRVTEHHDLGPTGWYTVHGGDQVAPRAAWRFTDLPDHASDLRDRVAFAWRPMDAFYEEDERIVGHAADPYHRIDVRRTSRRLVVRDGDRVVADTKRPLALYESGFAPRWYVPRNDVDPDALHPVEGQTFCPYKGLASYYDIGDRKRAAWSYREAWPEVRLIDGLVSFEPDLIEVLLDGKRLALEPGQTVVPHGVDRGLDPAEILKST; from the coding sequence ATGGGACTCGCATGGCAGCAGGGGCCGCTCTCAGCCCAGCCGGAAGGCCGGTTCCTGGTTCCCGATCCCCTTCCGCCGCGGCTGCTGTTCGCCGAGCGGTTGCGCCGGCGGATGCGGGTGCGGTTCGGCGGCGAGTGGATCGCCGACAGCGACGAGGTCGTGCTGCTGCACGAGCCGGCCCGCTATCCGGTGGCCTACTTCCCGCTGGCCGCGATCGCGGGCGGCGTGCTGGAGCCGACCGACCGGGTGACCGAGCACCACGACCTGGGCCCAACGGGGTGGTACACGGTGCACGGCGGCGACCAGGTCGCGCCGCGGGCCGCGTGGCGGTTCACCGACCTCCCCGACCACGCGAGCGACCTGCGCGACCGGGTCGCGTTCGCCTGGCGGCCGATGGACGCGTTCTACGAGGAAGACGAGCGGATCGTCGGGCACGCCGCCGACCCCTACCACCGGATCGACGTCCGGCGGACCTCCCGGCGGTTGGTCGTGCGCGACGGCGACCGGGTGGTCGCCGACACGAAGCGGCCGCTGGCGCTCTACGAGTCGGGCTTCGCACCGCGCTGGTATGTGCCCCGCAACGACGTCGACCCCGACGCGCTCCACCCGGTCGAGGGACAGACCTTCTGCCCCTACAAGGGGCTGGCCAGCTACTACGACATCGGCGACCGCAAGCGGGCGGCCTGGTCCTACCGCGAGGCCTGGCCCGAGGTGCGACTGATCGACGGCCTGGTCTCGTTCGAGCCGGACCTGATCGAGGTGCTGCTCGACGGCAAGCGGCTCGCCCTCGAACCGGGGCAGACCGTGGTGCCGCACGGCGTCGACCGCGGCCTGGACCCCGCCGAGATCCTGAAGTCCACATAG
- the ribH gene encoding 6,7-dimethyl-8-ribityllumazine synthase, which produces MAGFGEPAVAAVDASGLTVGIVAARWHNELTDHMVDRAVAAAKASAVADVAVARVAGSVEIPVVAQALAKKYDVVVALGVVIRGSTAHFDYVCQSVTEGLTRVALDSGKPVAHGVLTVNTLEQAQDRAGLPGSAEDKGYAATLAALDAALAIRAI; this is translated from the coding sequence ATGGCTGGTTTCGGCGAACCCGCGGTGGCCGCTGTCGACGCCTCGGGCCTGACGGTCGGCATCGTGGCGGCCCGCTGGCACAACGAGCTGACCGACCACATGGTCGACCGCGCGGTGGCCGCGGCCAAGGCGTCGGCGGTGGCCGACGTGGCGGTGGCCCGAGTGGCCGGCTCGGTGGAGATCCCGGTGGTCGCACAGGCGCTGGCGAAGAAATACGACGTGGTGGTCGCCCTCGGCGTGGTCATCCGCGGCTCGACGGCACACTTCGACTACGTCTGCCAGTCGGTGACCGAGGGCCTGACCCGGGTCGCGCTCGACTCGGGCAAGCCGGTCGCGCACGGCGTGCTCACCGTCAACACGCTGGAGCAGGCGCAGGACCGCGCCGGCCTGCCCGGCTCCGCGGAAGACAAGGGCTACGCCGCGACGCTGGCCGCCCTCGACGCCGCCCTGGCCATCCGGGCCATCTAA
- a CDS encoding amino acid ABC transporter permease has translation MTQPVSAVRQDRPLSAVQQDRIAWRRRQTIRSILVAAGSTAVLGALLVFAVTGAPGWDRVRQSFLDPSIAVDSLPDILRGLWLNIRLLFFCALGSLGLGLVIALLRTLRGPVFFPVRALAVSYTYTFRGLPLIIVIYVLTLGVPGLRLQGMPSVLVLGGAALVLTYSGYIAEVFRAGIESVHPSQVAAARSLGLSYRQAMRHVVLPQAVRRVAPPLLNDTVALQKDVGLVSLAGPIDAVRAAQISTAEHFNYTPYIVAGVLFVLLAIPLIAVTDWVTLRAARRQAGQ, from the coding sequence GTGACCCAGCCGGTCTCCGCGGTCCGACAGGACCGGCCGCTTTCAGCGGTCCAGCAGGATCGGATCGCCTGGCGGCGCCGCCAGACGATCCGATCGATCCTGGTCGCGGCCGGCTCCACCGCGGTGCTCGGCGCGCTGCTGGTCTTCGCGGTCACCGGCGCGCCCGGCTGGGACCGGGTCCGCCAGTCGTTCCTCGACCCGTCGATCGCCGTCGACTCGCTGCCCGACATCCTGCGCGGGCTGTGGCTCAACATCCGGCTGCTGTTCTTCTGCGCGCTCGGCTCGCTGGGGCTGGGCCTGGTGATCGCGCTGCTGCGTACCCTCCGCGGTCCGGTCTTCTTCCCGGTCCGCGCCCTGGCGGTCAGCTACACCTACACGTTCCGCGGCCTGCCCCTGATCATCGTGATCTACGTGCTCACCCTGGGCGTGCCGGGCCTGCGCCTGCAGGGGATGCCGTCGGTGCTGGTGCTCGGCGGGGCGGCACTGGTGCTGACCTACTCGGGCTACATCGCCGAGGTGTTCCGCGCCGGCATCGAGTCGGTGCACCCGAGCCAGGTCGCGGCGGCCCGCTCGCTCGGCCTGTCCTACCGGCAGGCGATGCGCCACGTGGTGCTGCCGCAGGCGGTCCGCCGGGTGGCGCCGCCGCTGCTCAACGACACGGTCGCGCTCCAGAAGGACGTCGGCCTGGTCTCGCTCGCGGGCCCGATCGATGCGGTCCGCGCCGCGCAGATCTCGACGGCCGAACACTTCAACTACACGCCCTACATCGTCGCGGGGGTGCTCTTCGTGCTGCTCGCCATTCCGCTGATCGCGGTCACCGACTGGGTGACCCTGCGCGCCGCCCGCCGGCAGGCCGGCCAATGA
- a CDS encoding MOSC and FAD-binding oxidoreductase domain-containing protein produces the protein MVEAFFQRPRGYGAFGENFTVDGLADDEVHIGDRYRIGDAEFEVTQPRVTCFRVGLRLGEPQLPALLVGHHRPGFYLRVITEGEVGAGDEIVRTRVGPHEVTVAEIDALLYLPNPDHDRIRAALDIPALSPGWVASFKEVLAGGGGLAPIPVGKEPAWRGFRPLRVDRVVPETASITSIYLAPTDGQPLPKPQAGQYLTLKVAPAGNPAPVRSYSLSDHFDPAAYRISVKGEAHGAVSPYLQGSLTAGGTLDVAPARGEFVLTDGTDPILLISAGIGVTPVLAMLHRLAADHDPREVWWIHTAHDASHHAFAGEVRDLLATLRNAKEHIFYSVDTRLTPAVLDGLGAPLEADAYICGPESFMDDIASGLVDSGMKPDRVRRELFASRSAINPGVTDATRKKPHPPEGPPGTGPAVTFARSGLTVPWSDDRGSLLELAESCDVPTRWSCRTGVCHTCETALLSGDLDYDPDPLEPPGPGDALICCSRPRDAVVLDL, from the coding sequence TTGGTCGAAGCATTTTTCCAAAGACCTCGGGGGTACGGCGCGTTCGGCGAGAACTTCACCGTCGACGGGCTGGCCGACGACGAGGTGCACATCGGTGACCGCTACCGGATCGGCGACGCCGAGTTCGAGGTCACCCAGCCGCGGGTCACCTGCTTCCGGGTCGGCCTGCGGCTCGGCGAGCCGCAACTGCCCGCGCTGCTGGTCGGCCACCACCGGCCCGGCTTCTACCTGCGGGTGATCACCGAGGGCGAGGTCGGCGCGGGCGACGAGATCGTCCGCACCCGGGTCGGCCCGCACGAGGTGACCGTCGCCGAGATCGACGCCCTGCTCTACCTGCCCAACCCCGACCACGACCGGATCCGCGCGGCGCTCGACATCCCGGCGCTCAGCCCGGGCTGGGTGGCGTCGTTCAAGGAGGTGCTGGCCGGTGGCGGCGGGCTCGCCCCGATCCCGGTGGGCAAGGAGCCGGCGTGGCGCGGCTTCCGGCCGTTGCGGGTCGACCGGGTGGTCCCCGAGACGGCGTCGATCACGTCGATCTACCTGGCGCCCACCGACGGCCAGCCGCTGCCGAAGCCGCAGGCCGGCCAATACCTGACGTTGAAGGTCGCGCCCGCGGGCAACCCGGCTCCGGTGCGGTCCTACTCGCTGTCCGACCACTTCGACCCGGCCGCCTACCGGATCAGCGTGAAGGGCGAGGCGCACGGCGCTGTGAGCCCTTATCTGCAGGGCTCGCTGACGGCCGGCGGGACGCTCGACGTGGCGCCGGCCCGGGGCGAGTTCGTGCTGACCGACGGCACCGACCCGATCCTGCTGATCTCGGCGGGCATCGGGGTGACGCCGGTGCTGGCGATGCTGCACCGGTTGGCCGCCGACCACGACCCGCGCGAGGTCTGGTGGATCCACACCGCGCACGATGCGAGCCACCACGCGTTCGCGGGCGAGGTTCGCGACCTGCTGGCCACGCTGCGCAACGCGAAGGAGCACATCTTCTACTCGGTCGACACCCGGCTGACGCCCGCCGTGCTCGACGGGCTGGGCGCGCCGCTGGAGGCCGACGCCTACATCTGCGGTCCGGAGTCCTTCATGGACGACATCGCGAGCGGGCTGGTCGATTCGGGGATGAAGCCCGATCGGGTACGCCGGGAACTGTTCGCCTCCCGCTCGGCGATCAACCCGGGCGTGACCGACGCGACCCGCAAGAAGCCGCACCCGCCGGAGGGCCCGCCCGGCACCGGCCCGGCGGTCACGTTCGCGCGCAGCGGCCTGACCGTCCCGTGGTCCGACGACCGGGGCTCGCTGCTGGAGTTGGCCGAGTCGTGCGACGTGCCGACCCGCTGGTCGTGCCGCACCGGCGTCTGCCACACCTGCGAGACGGCGCTGCTCTCCGGCGACCTCGACTACGACCCGGACCCGCTGGAGCCACCGGGCCCGGGCGACGCCCTCATCTGCTGCTCGCGCCCCCGTGACGCGGTGGTGCTCGACCTTTAG
- the hisG gene encoding ATP phosphoribosyltransferase — protein MLRIAVPNKGTLSRPAAEMLREAGYRQRTDERDLVCRDESNDVEFFYLRPRDIATYVGSGDLDLGITGRDLLVDAGSPADELLDLDFAGASFRFAAAPATLTTVEQIAGRRVATSFPGVVNRYLAHNGIEAEVIRLDGAVENAVRLGVADVVADVVQTGATLRQAGLAVVGDPILTSSALLIGRDSVASAPVAQLVRRLQGVLVARRYVMLAYDVRADLLEQATALTPGIESPTVSPLHREGWVAVQAMVLRTDVHKIMDELYDLGARAILVTGIHNCRL, from the coding sequence ATGCTGCGCATCGCCGTGCCCAACAAGGGCACCCTGTCCCGTCCGGCCGCCGAGATGCTGCGCGAGGCGGGCTACCGCCAGCGCACCGACGAGCGTGACCTGGTCTGCCGCGACGAGTCCAACGACGTCGAGTTCTTCTACCTGCGCCCGCGCGACATCGCCACTTACGTCGGCTCCGGCGACCTCGACCTCGGCATCACCGGCCGCGACCTGTTGGTCGACGCCGGCAGCCCGGCCGACGAACTGCTCGACCTCGACTTCGCCGGCGCCAGCTTCCGGTTCGCCGCGGCACCGGCGACGCTGACCACGGTCGAGCAGATCGCCGGCCGCCGGGTGGCCACCTCGTTCCCCGGTGTGGTCAACCGCTACCTGGCCCACAACGGCATCGAGGCCGAGGTGATCCGGCTCGACGGCGCGGTCGAGAACGCGGTGCGGCTCGGGGTGGCCGACGTGGTCGCCGACGTCGTGCAGACCGGCGCCACCCTGCGCCAGGCCGGGCTCGCCGTGGTCGGCGACCCGATCCTGACCTCGTCGGCGCTGCTGATCGGTCGGGACTCGGTCGCGTCGGCGCCGGTCGCCCAACTCGTCCGCCGTCTCCAGGGCGTCCTCGTCGCCCGCCGCTACGTGATGCTCGCCTACGACGTGCGGGCCGACCTGCTCGAGCAGGCGACCGCGCTGACGCCGGGCATCGAGTCGCCGACCGTCTCACCGCTGCACCGCGAGGGCTGGGTGGCGGTCCAGGCGATGGTGCTGCGCACCGACGTGCACAAGATCATGGATGAGTTGTACGACCTGGGCGCCCGCGCCATCCTGGTCACCGGCATTCACAACTGTCGCCTCTGA
- a CDS encoding bifunctional 3,4-dihydroxy-2-butanone-4-phosphate synthase/GTP cyclohydrolase II: MTLSTVEEAVAAIAAGRPVVVVDDEDRENEGDLIFAAEMATPELLAFTVRYTSGYICAPVTEEDADRLELPPMYHTNQDRRGTAYTVTVDAREGVTTGISAADRAHTIRLLASADTTAGDLSRPGHVVPLRAKAGGVLRRPGHTEAAIDLAELAGLRPAGVLCELVNDDGTMMRLPDLEKFAAEHGLVLISIADLIAYRRHHEKQVERVVETRIPTEHGVFTAVGYRAAHDGAEHVAMVYGDLADGADVLVRVHSECLTGDVLGSLRCDCGPQLNAALARVAAEGRGVVLYMRGHEGRGIGLLHKLQAYQLQDLGRDTVDANLDLGLPADARDYGTGAQILYDLGVRSMRLLTNNPAKRAGLEGYGLTITGREGLPIRPHPENVRYLRTKRDRMGHLLDALDDVDLAEGF, from the coding sequence ATGACGCTGTCAACTGTCGAAGAGGCCGTCGCCGCGATCGCGGCGGGCCGGCCGGTCGTGGTCGTCGACGACGAAGACCGGGAGAACGAGGGCGACCTGATCTTCGCCGCCGAGATGGCGACGCCGGAACTGCTCGCGTTCACCGTCCGCTACACGTCGGGCTACATCTGCGCGCCGGTCACCGAGGAAGACGCCGACCGGCTCGAGCTCCCGCCGATGTACCACACCAACCAGGACCGGCGCGGCACCGCCTACACGGTGACGGTCGATGCCCGCGAGGGCGTGACCACCGGCATCTCGGCCGCCGACCGGGCACACACGATCCGGCTGCTGGCCTCGGCCGACACGACCGCCGGCGACCTGTCCCGCCCCGGCCACGTGGTGCCGCTGCGGGCCAAGGCCGGCGGCGTGCTGCGCCGCCCCGGCCACACCGAGGCCGCGATCGACCTGGCCGAGCTCGCCGGGCTACGCCCCGCCGGGGTGCTCTGCGAGCTGGTCAACGACGACGGCACCATGATGCGCCTGCCCGACCTGGAGAAGTTCGCGGCCGAACACGGCCTGGTGCTGATCTCGATCGCCGACCTGATCGCCTACCGGCGCCACCACGAGAAGCAGGTCGAGCGGGTCGTCGAGACGCGCATCCCGACCGAGCACGGCGTGTTCACCGCGGTGGGCTACCGCGCGGCGCACGACGGCGCCGAGCACGTGGCGATGGTCTACGGCGACCTCGCCGACGGCGCCGACGTGCTGGTCCGGGTGCACTCCGAGTGCCTGACCGGCGACGTGCTGGGCTCGCTGCGCTGCGACTGCGGCCCGCAGCTCAACGCGGCACTGGCCCGGGTGGCGGCCGAGGGCCGCGGCGTCGTGCTCTACATGCGCGGCCACGAGGGCCGGGGGATCGGCCTCCTGCACAAGCTCCAGGCCTACCAACTCCAGGACCTGGGTCGCGACACCGTCGACGCCAACCTCGACCTGGGGCTGCCGGCCGACGCCCGCGACTACGGCACGGGTGCGCAGATCCTCTACGACCTGGGCGTGCGCTCGATGCGCCTGCTGACCAACAACCCGGCCAAGCGGGCCGGCCTCGAGGGCTACGGGCTGACCATCACGGGCCGCGAGGGCCTGCCGATCCGCCCGCACCCCGAGAACGTCCGCTACCTGCGCACCAAGCGCGACCGGATGGGACACCTGCTCGACGCCCTCGACGACGTCGACCTTGCGGAAGGATTCTGA
- a CDS encoding ABC transporter substrate-binding protein, whose product MSRRATPLVVAVAAALITTLAACAPEETPAAAPSGSAGPSCTKDSLQTETAGKLTIATDDPGYEPWVVDNKPESGEGFESAVAYAVAEQLGYAKTDVAWTRVTFNNAIAPGPKAFDFDINQFSVTPERQQAVDFSSPYYLVRQTVISLKSSKIANAKSIADLRAAKLGAQVGTTSYQAVNELIKPSTQPQVYNTNEDAKKALENGQIDGLVVDLPTAFYMTGAELTDGKIVGQLPQVGTPETFGLLLDKGSPLTNCVSQAVDKLRDGGQLAELEKKWLADTAGAPELS is encoded by the coding sequence ATGTCCAGGCGAGCTACCCCCCTCGTGGTCGCGGTCGCGGCCGCCCTCATCACCACTCTCGCGGCCTGCGCGCCCGAGGAGACGCCGGCGGCGGCGCCGTCGGGGTCGGCGGGCCCGTCCTGCACAAAGGACTCCCTGCAGACCGAGACCGCCGGCAAGCTGACGATCGCCACCGACGATCCCGGCTACGAGCCGTGGGTGGTCGACAACAAGCCCGAGTCCGGCGAGGGCTTCGAGTCGGCCGTCGCCTACGCGGTCGCGGAGCAACTCGGCTACGCCAAGACCGACGTGGCGTGGACCCGGGTCACCTTCAACAACGCGATCGCGCCCGGCCCGAAGGCCTTCGACTTCGACATCAACCAGTTCTCGGTCACGCCCGAGCGGCAGCAGGCGGTCGACTTCTCGTCGCCCTACTACCTCGTGCGGCAGACCGTGATCTCGCTGAAGTCCTCGAAGATCGCCAACGCCAAGTCGATCGCAGACCTGCGCGCCGCGAAGTTGGGCGCCCAGGTCGGCACGACGAGCTACCAGGCGGTCAACGAGCTGATCAAGCCGAGCACCCAGCCGCAGGTTTACAACACCAACGAAGACGCCAAGAAGGCCCTCGAAAACGGCCAGATCGACGGCCTGGTCGTCGACCTGCCCACGGCGTTCTACATGACCGGCGCCGAGCTGACCGACGGCAAGATCGTCGGGCAGTTGCCGCAGGTCGGCACGCCGGAGACGTTCGGCCTGTTGCTCGACAAGGGCTCGCCGCTGACCAACTGCGTGAGCCAGGCCGTCGACAAGCTCCGCGACGGCGGCCAGCTCGCCGAGCTGGAGAAGAAGTGGCTCGCCGACACGGCGGGCGCGCCCGAACTGTCGTGA